ctccagcTTCAGAGACTCAATTTCTGACTTCAGCTCCTTCAGCTGGTCCTGCAGGTGTTTACTTTTCTCCATGTACTCCAGCCTAGGAACAAAAAAGCATATCCAGCGACGTGTCAGCATTAAtgcgtaaaaaaacaaaacatacaaacacagcCTCTGTGTCTTTAAAGCACCACTGCAGGAGATTTCAACTCTAGCTCACCTCTCTCTCTCGATCTCCATTGACAACCTTTTCATGTCAGAGTCTTTAAAGTCCAGACGCGAAGATGATGTTTCATAGGCGAAGTTGGACGCTTCAGGAGGAGCAGGGGGAGTGGAATAGGCTGCTATGAGCTGGAAAATCACATTAAATAGATGTCAAAAAACTTAAGTTAAGCACATTAGCCCACAACACAGTGTTCTGCCTTTACCCATCTGACTAGTAGTCAACATTTAACAGTTATTCAGTTATCAAAGAAGCACTTAACACAGTAtaacaaaaattaaatcaaaatgttTCCATCCAACCAAGGGAAATGGGGAGTTGGGagttattttgctcatttctgtccaaataTGTTAAAACAACTCTACACATTATTTTATGTTGTAAGTACAGTGAAAAGTAAATTCTTAAAAATACATTATCAcattgtacacatttttcaattGGCAAATTcgagcacttttaagggtcattttcaaatgtttccagCACAGCCCCTTATCGCTAGAGTAAAAtatatatctacaggaatacatacattgatcttttttttttttttactttttatcacaatgttgtacattgtattatactataaacatctaaagttatgtttcataatagcaaaaactaTAGAAATTAAagtagaacacaaagttttatccaaaaaaatagGGAAAccacttggcattcttcagacaCCCTCGCACAGAGccaaaaattaagataaaaatttaccaggagtcgacctgagaacacccgctaattttgttttttgacacaaagttttatttttcaaaatgtattacctctctgtaagtagctttggcttgcaaTCTAGCCTCACAGAGctaatattaaaaattaattaatcaatcacatcagttataattgcaagcactttccagaccttgaaaacacaacattgacattcaagcattttcaaggatttcaagcacctgtacgaaccctgATTATCAGCTGCTTCTTGTTGTCAGTGTTAAATGACATAGGCTGTGGAGTAAAAATTGGAACACTAAAAATGCTCTAAATATCTCATActaaatgatttacactaaactgAATTTAAACACATAACACAGAGATATTAAGTGAGATGCAAGAGGAGCTGTATTTATTTCTTAAAAAAGACAATGCAAAGGGCATGTGGGCAGCAGTATATGTCACCGTACTGGATATGTTGTTTTGGTGATCTCCAACAGCTTCTGTTTTGCTCTGCGCTCCGCATCCTTCGCCTCAGTCAGATCCTGTTTCAGGTGATCTGCCTCcttcagcctgaaaacacagctCTGGTTGGTTTAAAGCTGACAGGACTCAGCACTACTGTGTCATACTGAGAATTTGGGAGAGGAGGAAATACAGCCTAATGGTCGCTAATAAGAGGTTCTTGCTGAAGAGATAGATTTTTGCCTTTAAATCTTGCCAATCATTAGTATTTAGAGTGGTACATTCTACTCTCCTACTGAGAAGCGACAGGTAagccttatttatttacttaatccatgtaaatactgTAAGTGAAAAACAAAATCCAAACTAAGCTCTCAATACACTGGAGGTGTTTTGGGAACGTTTTACATTATGAGATTCTGAAACACTTAACTATGTGCTTGTACTGTAATCATCAGTAACCATAATGCAAAATTAAGGTAAAAAGTTAAAACCTGCAATTACTCAACATGGAAAGTtaaggggaaaaaagtaaaatgtagtCACTTCTTGCAATGTGGAGAAAgaacttattttactttttagacAGTTATCATTAAGGTGATGTCCTGCTATTTCCAAGAAACTCTGCATCAGGAAGCTCAGATCCCTTCACTGGACTAGACTGACTAATGCTGAGAGATTTCTGAAACTGTCagtgtatgtaaatgtgtttggCACTTTAATGCCACACAATATTTAAGAGGAGACACTCTATACCCCTAGTTATGACCAAAAATAAGCAGTTTATATTGAAACGGTCAAGAAATACTTGATGAAATGCAGTTCTTTGAGACACCAACCTCCTCTCAGACTGCTCTACGAGTTTGACAGCCAGCTGCTCCGCCTCCCTCATCTTCTGCTCCATCagtcttttttcctctttagtttTCAAGGCTGTGACCTCTAACCTCTGCCTCTCTTGCTCAGCCTCTGCAGCTTTGTGAGCCAACAGCTTTGCCTCCTCTTCAGCAATCTGGGCCTTTTCTGCCAGTAGGTCTGCGGTCTCCTCAGAACGCAGCTGAGGAAATCACAATGTAGGATATTAAATCACAAAATGGGGTAAGATCAATCATTCAAATTATTGGTATGGTGATCTGGCTTCAACTTTGATGGGTGAATTTTATCTGGACCGGATAAATCACACAGATATCAGCAAGTCATGGCTATGGATTgagcacttgttttttttgttgatggTGAAGCTCTTACCAGCGCCTCATTGGCCAGTCGGGCCTCGTCCTGGAGCTGGAAAAGCCTTCGTTCCATCTCTTCTTTTGCTCGCTCTGCCTCCTCCCTCATCTGTTTCTCTCTGGCCAGGATTTGACGTTCCATCTAGATtaaagcagaacaaacaaaccatcACAGCTTCTAGTCTTCAATCCGCACACTAGACTAACTTGCTATTCTTTTTCATCCTGTGACCTTTTTGCGGGCCTTCTCCTCTTTAGCTTGAGCCTTCATCTGCTGCACCTCAATGGAGTCAACCTTCCTCCTTCTCATGAATAGATCGTGGTTACCTATACACAACTGTAAAATCTAAAAATCACAGGAGAGAAAAGCCAGcattatgtcatttcattcaATTTTGATAAAACTTTGATATAGCTGAGCAACAATAGTTCAACTGACCAGTTTGTTGACCCGCAGTTGAGATGAGTAAAACTTGAAAACATCTTTTTTCTTGTCCAGAGGTTTGATTGTGAACtacaaaaaagttaaaacaatttCCTCTTTGATTCTGCCACAACATTCATTAagttaaacacatttattttttcacttctttaAATTTATCAAGAAATTAACATTAAGAGTCTAAACTGTACACTGTATATTTTATTTACCTCCTTTTCGCTGTAGGAGATGTTGCGAATGCCGCTCCAAGGAAAAGACTTGTTGGGGTTGAGTTTGCTGTTGGGGCTGTAGATGTGAAGACCCTGAGCATCCACACCGAGCAACAGGTCTGTGTCCCTCTTATTTTGCTGTAGACatgatttaaaaacagaaacaaaaaccatCAGGACTAAAGGGGCCCCATTTTCAATATGTTATGGTGTGGATAATCCTAATCTGGCAGAAACAGAGACTGATTAATTTTATTGATCCCCATTGGGAACTTAAAGGTAAATTAGCTCAAGaacagaaaagagaagaaaagccagcaaaatgaaaaataaaacaaataatcaaTGAATTAATCAGTGAATTATTTACGGAAATTTGATATAATGCTTTCcagaaaaattatactgaaagtATCATTAAATAAATAGTACTGTCTGTACTTTACTATCAGTGGAAATATGATATTTTACAGAAAACAATGTATCTTGGGTCATTTGCATCATTATTAGTTGCTAGCATGGCAACTTTATCTAAGTCAGTTTATAGTGAGTTTAACACTTTTTGTTAACACTTAAAGTGTTGGTTCATCCATTTTATCCTGCAAGACTTTGTGCTTttcatatttttctgtttctgaggaAATTAAAGCCATGATGATTAGATTTGCCTCCTGATGTTTTTACCACAGAGAAGAACACGAAGATAAGCTGTCAGGCACCCAAAATTTACAACCGTCAACAATGATGAGCtcagaaaaatgagaaaactggAGGCCATCAGGCAAAATGTGATAGGACTGAGAGTGACCTGCAGGTGGCTGTAGACATTTGACTGTTCAGTGAGACCCATTGTACTTACAAAAATGTGGGCATATTGTTTAGTTCATCAGTGAGCAGGCTTGTTTTGTGACTTATCTGTCTGTTGTGTAAAGTAATATAAAGGTGCCAACAGCAAGTCTAAGCTTCTGCCATTTAGAAACACAGGAAAAACCCTGTTTACTGTTTACAA
The Sphaeramia orbicularis chromosome 14, fSphaOr1.1, whole genome shotgun sequence DNA segment above includes these coding regions:
- the nf2b gene encoding NF2, moesin-ezrin-radixin like (MERLIN) tumor suppressor b isoform X3; translation: MSILGLKKKQPKTFKVKVITMDAEMEFSCEVKWKGKDLFDLVCRTVGLRETWFFGLRYTVKDTYAWLKTEKRVLDQEVPKDSPITFHFLAKFFPEKVEEELVQEITQHLFFLQVKKQILDEEIFCSPEASVLLASYAVQAKYGDYDPNFHKPGFLAQDELLPKRVLMQYQMTADMWEEKITAWYAEHRGIARDEAEMEYLKIAQDLEMYGVSYFAITQNKRDTDLLLGVDAQGLHIYSPNSKLNPNKSFPWSGIRNISYSEKEFTIKPLDKKKDVFKFYSSQLRVNKLILQLCIGNHDLFMRRRKVDSIEVQQMKAQAKEEKARKKMERQILAREKQMREEAERAKEEMERRLFQLQDEARLANEALLRSEETADLLAEKAQIAEEEAKLLAHKAAEAEQERQRLEVTALKTKEEKRLMEQKMREAEQLAVKLVEQSERRLKEADHLKQDLTEAKDAERRAKQKLLEITKTTYPLIAAYSTPPAPPEASNFAYETSSSRLDFKDSDMKRLSMEIERERLEYMEKSKHLQDQLKELKSEIESLKLEEQQQQAGLYSLHEKLCVHVSDGLL
- the nf2b gene encoding NF2, moesin-ezrin-radixin like (MERLIN) tumor suppressor b isoform X2; this encodes MSILGLKKKQPKTFKVKVITMDAEMEFSCEVKWKGKDLFDLVCRTVGLRETWFFGLRYTVKDTYAWLKTEKRVLDQEVPKDSPITFHFLAKFFPEKVEEELVQEITQHLFFLQVKKQILDEEIFCSPEASVLLASYAVQAKYGDYDPNFHKPGFLAQDELLPKRVLMQYQMTADMWEEKITAWYAEHRGIARDEAEMEYLKIAQDLEMYGVSYFAITQNKRDTDLLLGVDAQGLHIYSPNSKLNPNKSFPWSGIRNISYSEKEFTIKPLDKKKDVFKFYSSQLRVNKLILQLCIGNHDLFMRRRKVDSIEVQQMKAQAKEEKARKKMERQILAREKQMREEAERAKEEMERRLFQLQDEARLANEALLRSEETADLLAEKAQIAEEEAKLLAHKAAEAEQERQRLEVTALKTKEEKRLMEQKMREAEQLAVKLVEQSERRLKEADHLKQDLTEAKDAERRAKQKLLEITKTTYPLIAAYSTPPAPPEASNFAYETSSSRLDFKDSDMKRLSMEIERERLEYMEKSKHLQDQLKELKSEIESLKLEEQQQQAGLYSLHGEARGYAQEPVYIPHSNV
- the nf2b gene encoding NF2, moesin-ezrin-radixin like (MERLIN) tumor suppressor b isoform X1 — translated: MSILGLKKKQPKTFKVKVITMDAEMEFSCEVKWKGKDLFDLVCRTVGLRETWFFGLRYTVKDTYAWLKTEKRVLDQEVPKDSPITFHFLAKFFPEKVEEELVQEITQHLFFLQVKKQILDEEIFCSPEASVLLASYAVQAKYGDYDPNFHKPGFLAQDELLPKRVLMQYQMTADMWEEKITAWYAEHRGIARDEAEMEYLKIAQDLEMYGVSYFAITQNKRDTDLLLGVDAQGLHIYSPNSKLNPNKSFPWSGIRNISYSEKEFTIKPLDKKKDVFKFYSSQLRVNKLILQLCIGNHDLFMRRRKVDSIEVQQMKAQAKEEKARKKMERQILAREKQMREEAERAKEEMERRLFQLQDEARLANEALLRSEETADLLAEKAQIAEEEAKLLAHKAAEAEQERQRLEVTALKTKEEKRLMEQKMREAEQLAVKLVEQSERRLKEADHLKQDLTEAKDAERRAKQKLLEITKTTYPLIAAYSTPPAPPEASNFAYETSSSRLDFKDSDMKRLSMEIERERLEYMEKSKHLQDQLKELKSEIESLKLEEQQQQAGLYSLHGEARGYAQEPVYIPHSNRNSAYMSQMAFYEEV